One stretch of Novosphingobium pentaromativorans US6-1 DNA includes these proteins:
- a CDS encoding MaoC family dehydratase, translated as MTLAYDDLIERRSEPRAYSYTDTQMLLYNISVGMGRDPTDPRELGYIYEKPELRVVPTAAAVLLSGDSSLLGNAPIDWARVLHGEQRIAFHRPIPPSGDLVSSSHISEVVDKGPDKGAIITVTVECALAGGEPLFTMDNVIFARGNGGLGGPEKSRHTPHALPERAPDMRFVTETRRDQAALYRLTGDRNPLHIDPAYAKRAGFPAPILHGLASYGITCRALLASVCDYDPARMKSFDCRFTSPVFPGETLESDIWVDGDIASFRVRVAERDVVALNNGRCLITN; from the coding sequence ATGACGCTTGCTTATGACGACCTGATAGAGCGCCGCAGCGAACCGCGTGCCTATTCCTACACCGACACACAGATGCTGTTGTACAACATAAGTGTCGGGATGGGGCGCGACCCGACCGACCCCAGGGAACTGGGCTACATATACGAGAAGCCAGAACTGCGCGTAGTTCCCACCGCCGCCGCGGTTTTGCTGAGCGGCGATTCCAGTCTGCTGGGCAATGCCCCGATCGATTGGGCGCGTGTGCTGCACGGCGAGCAACGTATTGCCTTCCACCGTCCCATTCCCCCCTCTGGAGACCTGGTCTCGTCCAGCCATATCTCGGAAGTGGTCGATAAGGGGCCGGACAAGGGCGCGATCATCACCGTCACCGTCGAATGTGCGCTGGCTGGCGGCGAGCCGCTGTTCACGATGGACAACGTGATCTTCGCGCGCGGCAACGGCGGCCTGGGCGGTCCGGAAAAGTCCAGACATACCCCCCACGCCCTTCCGGAGCGCGCGCCCGACATGCGTTTCGTCACCGAGACCCGGCGCGATCAGGCCGCGCTCTATCGGCTGACCGGCGACCGCAATCCGCTCCACATCGATCCGGCCTATGCCAAGAGGGCCGGATTTCCGGCACCCATCCTGCATGGCCTTGCCAGCTACGGGATCACCTGCCGCGCGCTGCTTGCCAGCGTATGCGACTATGATCCGGCCCGAATGAAGTCATTCGATTGCCGCTTCACCTCGCCGGTATTCCCCGGCGAAACGCTGGAATCGGACATCTGGGTCGACGGCGACATCGCATCATTCCGGGTCCGAGTGGCCGAGCGCGACGTTGTTGCGCTGAACAATGGCCGATGCCTGATAACCAATTGA